A single window of Nicotiana sylvestris chromosome 3, ASM39365v2, whole genome shotgun sequence DNA harbors:
- the LOC104218527 gene encoding transcription factor DIVARICATA-like, with amino-acid sequence METLSPTSLIPNSSWMMMEQRKSSEWTQEENKKFESALAIYDETTPNRWFKVADLIPGKTVYDVMKQYKELAADVSDIEAGLFPVPPTYFTSSFMLDLVDDHHHRGVQSFKKRGRCYDQERKKGVPWTEEEHRRFLMGLDKHGKGDWRNISRNFVISKTPTQVASHAQKYYLRQLSGGKDKRRPSIHDITTVNLTNIDLSDNNLNSSNNNKSLSSFAVNNPFQNSNDGALMAFGSSYNRSSYPYELGSVLSRGRYGTDNISASDNSQIQRYQIWG; translated from the exons atggagacTTTGTCGCCTACTTCGCTTATACCAAATTCAAGCTGGATGATGATGGAACAGAGGAAAAGCAGTGAATGGACACAAGAAGAGAACAAGAAGTTTGAAAGTGCACTTGCAATATACGATGAGACAACTCCGAATAGATGGTTTAAGGTGGCGGATTTGATACCTGGGAAGACAGTGTATGATGTGATGAAACAGTACAAAGAATTAGCAGCAGATGTTAGTGACATAGAAGCTGGCTTGTTCCCGGTTCCTCCTACGTATTTCACCTCGTCTTTTATGCTTGATTTGGTCGATGATCATCATCATCGCGGTGTTCAATCGTTTAAAAAGAGAGGCAGATGTTATgatcaagaaagaaaaaaaggtgtCCCATGGACTGAGGAAGAACACAG GAGGTTTCTGATGGGACTTGACAAGCATGGGAAAGGGGACTGGAGGAACATATCAAGGAATTTCGTGATCTCAAAAACGCCAACACAAGTAGCGAGTCATGCTCAAAAATACTATTTGAGACAGCTTTCAGGAGGAAAAGATAAGAGGAGACCTAGCATCCATGACATTACTACTGTCAATCTCACCAACATCGACTTGTCCGACAACAATCTAAACAGCAGCAACAATAATAAATCTCTATCTTCTTTTGCGGTTAACAACCCGTTTCAGAACTCAAATGATGGAGCCTTGATGGCGTTTGGATCGTCTTATAACCGCAGCTCGTACCCCTATGAGCTTGGCTCAGTACTGTCTCGGGGTAGATATGGAACTGACAATATTAGTGCTAGTGACAATTCCCAGATACAGCGATATCAGATATGGGGTTGA